Part of the Kushneria marisflavi genome, AAGGCGCAGGATCGCAACGGCAAGACCTATGAGCTGGAGGCCGATGGTCTGCTGGCCCACTGCATTCAGCACGAAGCGGATCACCTCGAAGGAGTGCTGTTCGTCGATTATCTCTCTCCGCTCAAGCGCGACCGGGTCAAAAAGAAGATGCTCAAGCGCCAGAAGACGGCTTCCTGATCCTGTCTTCACCACTGCCCGCTTGATCGCTTATCACCTTCATCGGCGCCCCGCTCAGGGGCGCTGACGTCTTTCAGGACCATGCCATGCCCAGCCCGCTTCGTATCGCCTTTGCCGGCACGCCGGACTTTGCCGCCGAACATCTTCGTGCCCTGCTCGAAAGTCATCACAACGTCGTTTGCGTTTACACCCAGCCCGACCGCCCGGCCGGACGCGGGCGTCGTCTGAACCCCTCACCGGTCAAGGCACTGGCGCTGGAGCACGGCCTGAGCGTCCATCAGCCTGAAAGACTGAAAACGCCGGACACCCATGCACCACTGATCGAGGCCGATATCGATGTACTGGTCGTGGTGGCCTACGGGCTGATCCTGCCACGCGCCGTGCTCGACATTCCTCGTATCGGCCCCATCAACGTCCATGCTTCCCTGCTGCCGAGATGGCGCGGCGCAGCACCGATCCAGCGCGCCATCGAAGCTGGCGATCGCGAAAGCGGTGTGACCATCATGGCCATGGATGAAGGGCTGGATACCGGCGACATGCTGCTGACTGCTCGCGTGCCCATCGAGGACACCACGACGGCTGCCACGCTGCATGATCAGCTAGCTGAAGTCGGCACCCGGGCGCTGGTCGAAGCGCTTGATCGCATGAGTGACCAGCAGCTGACCGCCACACCTCAGCCTCTCGATGGCGTCACCTACGCTGCCAAGCTGAGCAAGGCGGAAGCCCGACTTGATTTCAGTCAGAGCGCCACTGTGCTGTCACAGCGCGTTCGGGCCTTTAACCCTTTCCCCGTCGCCTGGACCACCCTGGGCGGTGACACGCTGCGCCTGTGGCAGGCCGACGCGCGTGTGGCGCAGGGCAGTGAACTCGACGCCGCGCCGGGACAACTGCTCGACGGTCCCTCGGATGCGCTTCATGTGGCCTGTGGCGAAGGGGTGCTGCGTATCACTCACGCTCAGCTGCCGGGCGGTAAAATGCTGTCGGCTCATGAACTTCTCAATAGCCGGCGCGATCAGCTCACAGCCGGCACGATCCTGGGAGCCGATCAATGAATCGCCCACGCACTCAAAAGCCCAAACGCACCATGGGCGTGCGCGCCCATGCGGCCCTGGCACTGGCGCCGGTGCTCAACCAGCGAGGCGCGCTCACAAGCGATGTCCCTGAAGGCGTCGCGCCGCGAGACCAAGGGCTTTACCGGGCACTGTGCTTTGGCGTCTGTCGCGCCCTGCCGCAGCTTGAAGCCATCGCCGAAAAACTTCTGAAATCGGCCTTCAAGCAGCGCGACCAGGACGTTCACGCCCTGTTGCTGATCGGGCTGTATCAGCTCTATCACATGCGCATTCCGACCCACGCCGCCGTGGGGGAAACCGCTGGCGGTGCGCGCGAATTGAACAAGGAATGGGCGACCAGGGTCATTAACGGCTGCCTGCGCCGCGCCGATCGCGAGCGTGACACGCTGCTGGCCACAGTGGATCAGAGTCCCGAAGCTGCCCACTGGCATCCACAGTGGCTGCTGAACCGGCTCGAGAAAGCCTGGCCGGATCAATGGCAGGACATTACAGCGGCCAACAACGTGCCCGGCCCGATGACGCTGCGCGTCAATCGACGCCACCAATCGAGGGAGGCGTGGCTTGAGCGGCTGGAAGACGCCGGCCTTGCTGCCCGCACCTGTGCCTTCAGCGACGACGCTCTGACGATGGAGACACCCTGCGACGTCGAACAGCTGCCGGGCTTTCAGGACGGCGACGTCAGCGTTCAGGATGAAGCCGCTCAGCTGGCCGCCGGCCTGCTGCTTGAAGGGGTCGAGTCACGTTCGGCGCCGCTGCGTCTGCTGGATGCCTGCAGCGCCCCGGGCGGCAAGAGCGCCCACCTGCTGGAGTGCGCGCCCGAGAGTGCGTTGACCGCTCTGGACAGTGACGCCACCCGTCTTGAGCGTGTCCGCGAAACGCTGGCACGCCTGAAGCTCTCGGCAACGCTCGTGGCCACCGATGCCACCGAAGGGGCCTGGTGGGACGGCGTACCCTTTGATGGCATTTTGCTGGACGCCCCCTGCTCGGGCACCGGCGTCATTCGTCGTCATCCCGACATCAAGGCGTTGCGCCGGGAAGAAGACATCTTTGAGCTGACCGCCCTGCAGGCCCGCCTGCTGGATGCACAATGGCAGCGTCTGGCCCCCGGCGGACGTCTGCTCTATGCCACCTGCTCGGTACTGCCCGAGGAAAACGCCGAACAGATCACGGCCTTTCTGGCCCGCACCCCCGATGCACACGCACAACCGATCACGGCCGACTGGGGGCAGATCGCCGGTGAGGGCCGCCAGCTGATGCCGACGCCTGATGGCCATGACGGCTTTTTCTATGCCCTGCTGGAAAAGGCTGCCGGCTGACACCACCCCTTGATGCGCACCGGCTACAACCTTTCACATGCCGGTGCTTGTCAGATGGGCAGGGGCCTTCGATACTGAAGGCCATTCTGATTGCCGGACACTCGACAGCGTATGGCCCACTCACATCGTGTCTACTCACACCGCGAACCTGATATGCCCGGAAACCGTCCTCCAATTGATGAGCGGGCGCTGATCGTGGTGGACATGCAGGGTGATTTCATGCCCGGCGGCGCCCTGCCCTGTGTGCGCGGCAACGAGATCCTTGATGGCATCCAGGCGGCGATGTCCAGCGGCGAGTATGGCCATATCGTGGCCACTCAGGACTGGCACCCGGCCGGCCACATCTCCTTTGCCAGCAGTCACGGCCATCATCAGCCCTTCGAGGTAATCGAGCTTTACGGTGAGCCACAAACGCTCTGGCCGGATCACTGCGTGCGCGCCACCAGCGGTGCTGTACTGGATACGCGGCTGGACTGGTCGCTGGCGAACATCATCATTCGCAAGGGTAGCGACCCGCGCGTGGACAGCTATAGTGCCTTTCGTGACAATCTGGGCCCGAAAGGCACTCGCCCTTCCACGGGGCTTGCCGGCTGGCTCGACGAACGCGGCGTGACCGAAGTCTCCGTGTGCGGGCTGGCCCGCGAGGTCTGCGTGCTCTGGACCGCCGAAGATGCCCTCAAGGCCGGCTTTACTACCCGTTTTCTCTGGCCGCTGACGCGTCCGGTGTCATTTGACAGCGACGCCGCCACGTATCAACGGCTGGAACACTGCGGTATCGCGATCGTCGATACTGCTTCCATGGACTCCCCTGATGCCTGATGCATCCAGGGGCCACGTTAAAGGAAAGACACCATGAGCGATCACGTTTACAAATCCGTTGAACTGACCGGCTCTTCCGAGACCAGCATCGAGGAAGCCGTACAGAACGCCCTGACCAAGGCCAGTGAAACGGTCAAGAACATGCAGTGGTTCCAGGTCACCGAGACCCGCGGCCACATTGAAAATGACCGCGTTGGCCACTGGCAGGTCAGCGTCAAGGTCGGCTTCACCCTCGAGTGATGCCTGCGCGGCAGTCAGCTTCTGGCTGCCGCTTTTGTCTCTCCTGCCCTTTTGACGTTCGTCTGTAACAATCCTTCCCTGCCCTTTCCCTTGTCGCCGTTTGGTGCCAACATCCCCGCCATTGATCTTGCCTTGTCACCCTTCGGATCACCGTCATGAAAATCATCATTCTGGGCGCCGGCCAGGTAGGCGGCACGCTGGCCGAGCATCTGGCGCATGAAGACAACGACATTACCGTGGTGGATGTCGACAGCGTTCGCCTGCGCGATCTGAGCACGCGCCTTGATCTGAGAACCGTGCAGGGCGTGTGCTCCTATCCGATCACCCTGAAGGAAGCCGGGGCAGAAGACGCTGACATGCTGATTGCCGTGACCAACTCCGACGAGGTCAACATGATGGCCTGTCAGGTGGCACACACCCTTTTCAGCACGCCAACCAAGATCGCACGAGTCCGCGCGACCCAGTATCTGACCAGCAAGGGGCTGTTTTCCCAGGACGCCATCCCGATCGATGTCCTGATCAGCCCCGAGCAGGTGGTCACCAACCACATCCGTCGCCTGATTGAATACCCCGGCGCGCTGCAAGTGCTCGATTTCGCCAATGGTCTGGCCCAGCTGGTGGCGGTCAAGGCTTATTACGGTGGCCCGCTGGTGGGTCAGGAGCTGGCCTTCCTGCGTCGCCACATGCCCAATGTCGATACCCGGGTGGCGGCCATCTACCGTCGCAATCGACCGATCATGCCGCGTGGCAACACCGTTATCGAAGCCGATGACGAAGTGTTTTTCATTGCCGCGCGCAAGGACATTCGCACCGTCATGGGCGAGCTTCGGCGAGTGGACCGAGGCTTTCGACGGGTCATGATCGGCGGTGGCGGTAATATCGGCGAGCGGCTGGCAGAAACCCTTGAGCAGGATTATCAGGTCAAGATTCTTGAACAGAATCTGGAGCGCTGCACCCAGCTCTCGGAGAACCTGAAACGCACCGTGGTCCTGCACGGCAGCGCCACCAGCAAGCGGCTGCTGCTTGAGGAGAACATCGAGGAGTGCGACATCTTCTGTGCGCTGACCAACGATGATGAGGTCAACGTCATGTCCTCGATGCTGGCCAAGCGCCTCGGAGCCAAGAAGGTGCTGACCCTGATCAACAACCCGGCCTATGTGGATCTGGTTCAGGGCGGCGAGATAGACATTGCCATCTCGCCACAGCAGGCCACCATCGGCGGACTTTTGACCCACGTGCGACGCGGCGACATCGTCAACGTGCACTCCCTGCGGCGTGGCGCTGCCGAAGCCATCGAAGCCATTGCCCACGGTGACTCACGCTCCTCCCGCGTGGTCGGACGTACGGTCGGTGAGGTCAAACTGCCCGAAGGCGTCAGCATCGGCGCCATCGTGCGCGGACGCGATGTCATGATCGCCCACCGCGACATCACCATTCAGACCGATGATCACGTCATCCTGTTCGTGGTCGACAAGCGTCGCCTCAAGGAAGTCGAGCGTCTCTTCCAGGTGGGGCTGAGCTTTTTCTAACGTCGCCGTCGCCACTTTTGTTGGATCAGCCACACATAGGGCGGCAGGCTGATCAAAAGCGCGCTCAGCCCCAGCCAGACCTGTAGTGTCGGTGTCAGACCAGCCGGGTAGATCACACCGAGCAGATAGTGCTCGATGAAACCGTCCTCGAACCCGGCCTGACCGGCGCGGCCTCGCAGCAGGTTCTCCAGTGGCGTCAGCGGACAGCGCCAGCCGTTGAGTTCAAGCGATACGGCCCAGGCCAGCGCCGGCAGGTGCCACACGGCAAGACGCGGGCGGCGCGGCACGAGCCAGCCGCCGCATACCACCCAGACGATAAAGCCCAGATGCAGGATCAATACGCCATCGGCTGCCAGTCGATATGCCATGTGCCTGCCCCACTGCCTCTTTTCAACACTCTAGCGAGCCCGGACCACGCCGGCCATTCAGGGTGGCCTTTTGTTCATTGTGCAGGGTTCAGCGATAATGCCTTCTTTCATATTGGCGGCACTCGATGCTGCCCTTTCATTGACGCCAGCCTGTGAGCCACCATGCCCAACCAAGGACAGGGTCCGCGCGACACCCTCGATGTCGGTGATCATCATCTCACGCTTGTGGGGACTGCCCACGTCTCTCCTGAAAGTGCCGAAGAAGTGCGCGAACTGATTCGCTCCGGTGACTTTGACGCCGTGGCCATCGAGCTTTGTGCCTCCCGTCATCAAAGCCTGATCGACCCCGATGCCATTGCCCGACTGGATCTCTTTCAGGTGCTGCGCCAGGGCAAGGCCGGCATGGTGGCTGCAAGCCTCGCCCTTGGCGCCTTTCAGCAACGCGTGGCCGAGCAGTCCGGCATCGAGCCGGGCGCTGACATGAAGGCGGCCGTCGAGGAAGCACAGCGCCTTGAGCTGCCGCTTTACCTGGTGGACCGGGATATTGGCGTGACGCTCAAGCGCGTTTACCGCAACGCACCGTGGTACAAGCGCATGACGCTGGTATCGGGGCTGGTCGGCAGCGTGCTGTCACGTCAGAAGGTGTCCAGCGAAGAGATCGAACGGCTCAAGGAAGGCGACGTACTGGAAGCGACCTTTGCCGAATTCGCGCAGCAATCCCGACAGCTCTATACCCCGCTGGTCGAGGAGCGTGATCGCTACATGGCCTTGAGACTGATCGAGACCCTACCGGAAGGCAAATCACGACGGGTGCTTGTGGTCATTGGCGCAGGCCATCTCAAGGGCATGGGCGAACATCTGCGTACGCTCGATCAGGAGACGCCCGCCCACGCCGCCGTGATTGACGAACGTCAGGCGCTGGACCACGTGGCACCTTCGGGGCGGCTATGGAAGCTGCTGCCCTGGCTGATCGTGGCGCTGGTCGTGGCCGGTTTTGCCATGGGCTTCAGCCGCGACACGGGGCTTGGCTGGTCGCTGGTCCTTGAGTGGGTGCTGATCAATTCAACACTGTCGGCACTGGGCGCGCTAATTGCGCTGGGGCATCCGCTGACCATTCTGGCGGCCTTTGTGGCCGCACCCCTGACCTCGCTCAATCCGACCATCGGCGTGGGATTTGTGACCGCAGGCGTCGAGCTCTACATGCGAAAACCCACGGTAGGCGATTTCTCTACCCTGCGCCGCGACGTCAGCCACTGGCGCGGCTGGTGGCGCAACCGGGTGGCGCGCACGCTGCTGGTCTTTCTTCTCTCCACCGTGGGCTCTGCGGCAGGCACCTGGATTGCCGGGCTGCGTATCGCCGGGCAGCTGTTCGGGTGACCCGGGAAACCCATGACAAAAAGCGCCGTGACAGGGTCACGGCGCTCGCGTGCCTGATGGCTCTGAAATATCAGGTCAGTACGTCGTACTCGCGTACTTCCATCTGCTCGATGGCGTTTTCAAGCGTCTGCGCCATCTGCTTGTAGTGCTCGGTGGCAATATGGGCATCCAGCGCCGCACGATCACGCCACTGCTCGACCATGATAAATGTCGACTTCTGCTGGCTGTCGCGTGTCAGAGTGTACAAAAGGCAGCCGTCATCTTCTCTGGAAGGTGCCACGATTTTGGTCAATTCGGCCTCGACGCGTGCTTCCTCACCCGATTTGGCCTTGATGGTGGCCAGAATTCCAAGCGTCATATCCCTCTCCTGTCGTGAACGTGCGCTCCAAGAATAGACGGCTCAGGCTGACTGCGCGCGCCGCTTGTCCAGAAGCCGCCGCGCGGCCTCTGATTCATGGGGCGTGCCGGCATCGCGCCGGGCGGCAGCATACTGCTCGTTGAATACCGTGAAGTAATCATCGAGCACCTGCGCCCCCGTTTCATCGCCCGAGTGACGCAGCAGTTCGGCCGCCACCTCGGCCGTACACAAATGCTCCGGACTGGCCGGCTTTCTCAGCCGATAGCGGGTCAGGCGATCGGTGCGCAGCGCCACGATCGGCAGCTCGGCGAGATAGTCGCTTTTGCGAAACATGCGCCGCGCCTGACGCCAGGTGCCATCAAGCAGGATGAAGACCGGAATGCGTGGCGTATCACAGACGCGGGCCATGTCCACGACCCGGTGACGGTAGTCCTCCTGGTCGTCGGGAAACACCAGGCAGGGGGCAAAGCGTGGGTCAGCCAGCGCCGCCAGCAGCATCGTGTCCGGCTCGGTTCTCGACCACTCAAATACCCGGGTGCCCGCGATGCAGTCACCGATCAAACGCCCGGTATTGGTGGGTTTGTAGTGTTCGATGCGATGCGTGATCAGCCAGAACTGCGCCCGGGTGGTCACCTGCAGGCGATAGTCACAAATGCAGTGCAGTCCCGGCATACGGCAGCTTTCGCAGCGTCTGACCAGGCTGCCGCGCGCGTTGAACGGCTTGCGCGGCGCCTGAGGATCATGACCGTGACTCATGAGGTGACGGACCCGTCATTGACCGGTGCTGCGGGGCGTTTTTTCCAGTAGGCAGCCAGAATCGAGCCGGAGATGTTGTGCCAGACCGAAAAGAGCGCCCCTGGAAGGGCCGCCGCGGCCGGGAAGAACTTGGTGGCCAGCGAGACGGCAAGCCCCGAGTTCTGCATGCCGACCTCGATCGCCACGGCGCGACAGTCTCGCTCGTTCAGTCCCGCCAGACGCGCCAGCCAGAACCCACCGATCAACCCGCAGCCATTGTGCAGCACCACGGCCAGCGCAATCACGGGGCCCAGGGTAGCCAAACGTCCGGCGTTAAGGGCCACCACGATGGCAATGATCATCACGATGGCCGCCATCGCTACCGTCGCCAGCGCCGGCTCTATGCGTCGGATGGTCGTTGCCATGAAGTGATGCACGACCGTGCCCAGCGCGATCGGTACGATCACGAGTTTGGCAATGCTCCAGAGCATGCCACCTACGGGCACATCAATGCTGGCGCCCATCCAGAGCCAGACCAGCAACGGCGTCATGACAATCGACAGGAGCGTCGAGATCAGCGTCATGCTGATGGAGAGCGCCACGTTGCCACCGGCAAGCCAGGTCATGACGTTGGAAGCCGTGCCGCCCGAAGTGGCCCCGACCAGCATCATGCCCACTGCCAGTTCGGGTGACAGCCCCAGCAGGTGCGAGATGGCAAAGGCGGCGGCAGGCATCAGGACGTATTGAAGGCCAATCCCGATCATGACCGCACGTGGGGAGCGCGCCACGCGGGCAAAGTCGTGACGCGACAGGGTCAGCCCCATCGTGAACATGATCAGGGCCAGCAGCGGCGGCACCCAGGCCTTGAAGGAGACCAGCGTCTCGGGGAAAAGCGCGGCCAGCAGGGCCGCGCTCAGGGCCCATAAAGGGAAAAATCGATTGATCTGCTCAAACATGACGGTATCTATCTGATAGCAATGACAGGATGCGCTTATCCGCCAGCGGGCAGCGCTCGTGATAAACCGCTGTGCTTTTTCGGCTCGATCAGAGCCTCATTGGTCCAGCAGCAGGTCAGGGTCGGGCTTGAGCAGACGGCCATGTTGTGACCAGAAGTCGCACAGGCGACGGACCCCGTCAGTGGCACTGGTGGCCAGTGGCACAACGCCCTGAACGGCCAGCTCACGAGCACTGGGGTCCACCAGTACGCGAGGAGCCGCCAGAGGCGCTTCATCCATCAGCATCGAGGCCGGTGTCACGGCCAGCGACGTGCCTACAATCAGCAGGAGGTCGGCATCGGCCACGATATCGCAGGCAGTGCCATAGAGTGGTACGTTTTCGCCGAACCAGACCACATGCGGGCGCAGCTGAGCGCCGTTGTCGCAGCAGTCCCCGATCTCGATGGTCTCGTCTTCATCGAGTCGATAGACCAACCGGGCATCGCGGCTGGAGCGTGCTTTCAGAAGCTCGCCATGCAGATGCAGCACATCGCGAGAGCCGGCACGCTCGTGCAGGTCATCAATGTTCTGGGTAATGATGCTGACCCGGAAGTGTTTTTCGAGCTCGGCCAGCGCCAGATGGGCCGCGTTGGGCCGGGCCGCTCGCACCTGGGCGCGGCGCTCGTTGTAAAAGCGCAGCACGGTGTGAGGGTCTCGTGCCCAGCCCTCGGGCGTGGCCACATCCTCAACGTGATGATTCTCCCAAAGGCCGTCGCCATCGCGGAAGGTTTTGATACCACTTTCAGCGCTGATACCGGCACCGGTGAGAACGACCAGGTGAGCCATGTGTTTTCCCTCATGAAGATGTGCCCAGGGCGAGGCCACCGGTACGATTACGGGCCGGGGGCCGCCGATGGCGCGGGGATTTTAACAGAGTCCTTTCACTGCGCCATCCTGACCCTGTACATCGGGACACGCAATTGCCGACAATAGCGACTGATGCCCGACCACGACACCTTCATGACCCCACCCATCCCCGTGATTTATCGTGACGACCACCTGGTGGTTGTCCACAAGCCTTCCGGCGCACTGGTACACCGCAGCGCGCTGGACCGGCATGCACCGCTGGTCATGCTGCAGGCCCTGCGCAACCAGCTGGGACAGCACGTCTATCCCGTACACCGGCTCGACCGGCCGACCTCGGGTGCCCTGCTCTTTGCCCTGACGCCCGAAGTGGCCACGGCGCTGGGGCACCAGTTTCAGCAGCAACAGGTCCAGAAACGCTACCTGGCCATTGTGCGCGGCATTGGCCCTGAACAGGCGATCTATGACTGGGCCCTGCGAGAGGAAGACGGCAAACGACCCAAGGCCGAGATGCCGGCCATGGAGGCTGAAACCCATGTCAGACGTCTGGACAGCGTCGAGCTGCCGATCGCCATCGATCGCTATCCGACCAGTCGCTACTCGCTGATGTCCGTTACGCCCACCACAGGGCGCCGCCATCAGATTCGCCGTCATCTGAGCCGCGGCGGCTATCCCATCATTGGCGACGCGCGACATGGCAAGGGCATCCACAACCGGTATTTCCGCGACAATTTCGAGACCGGGCGCCTGTTGCTGGCGGCCGTGACCCTCGAATTCCATCATCCTGTCCTTGAGCGCACACTCAGGGCCACCGCCGCCGTCGAAGAGGACATGGCCGCGCTGATGCATCGATTCGGCTGGGCCGGTCACTGCCCGCTCAGTCATGTACAGTGGCCGGAAACCCTCGATACATCTGATAAAAGAGACGCCGCATCATGAGCGATACAGACAGCGTCGAGCGCCTGGACGCTGCTCGTCACGAGGCAGATTTCGCCGCACGATTTGATGGCATGCGCCGCCTTTATGGCCATACGGGCATCGAGCGTCTGCGCCGCGCCCATGTCGTGGTCATCGGTATCGGCGGTGTGGGCAGCTGGAGCGTCGAGGCACTGGCACGTTCGGGTTTCGAGCGCATCAGCCTGATCGATCTGGATGATGTCTGCACGACCAACATCAACCGCCAGCTACATGCCCTTGATGGCACCATTGGCCGGCCAAAGATCGAGGTCATGGCCGAACGCTGCCGGCTGATCAATCCCTGGCTGCGAGTCGAGCCCATTGCGGGCTTTATCACGCCGGACCACATTGAGCGCATGCTCCCGGAGGATACCGATCACGTGATCGATGCCATCGACCACGTGGGCGCCAAGTGCGCTCTGATCCATTACTGTCGGCGCCGGAAAATCGGCCTGACCGTGACCGGCGGCGCCGGCGGCCTGACCGATCCGACGCGCATCACCACGGCGGATCTCACCCGCACCGAGCATGACCCGCTACTGGCGAAGGTGCGAAGCCGGCTGCGACGGGAATACGGTTACAGCCGTAATCCCAAACGCCGATTTTCGATCACCTGCGTCTACTCCCCCGAACAGCGACGCTATCCGGATGGTGCCGGCGAGGTGTGCAATACCCGCCCGAGCGATGGAGAGACCCTGAAGCTCGGCTGCAGCGCCGGCTATGGTTCTGCCACCTTCGTGACCGGCGCCTTTGGCTTTGCCGCCGTGGGTCACACCATCGAGCGTCTGATCCGGACCGGCCTCGAGGAAGACGGCTCTGATCATAACGCTGAATCTGTCACCGAGGAGTCCATATGAAACGAGAAAACGAACACGCCGTGCCCCCCGGCGTCTATCGACACTACAAGGGCAGTGATTACGAGGTACTGGGCGTGGCGCACCACAGCGAGACCGAGGAACCGCTGGTGGTCTATCGCGCCCTTTACGGCGAATTCGGCCTCTGGGTTCGGCCGCTGGCAATGTTTCGTGAAAACGTCGAAATCGACGGGGAACCGGTGGCGCGCTTTTCACTGATCCGACATTTCTAGCGACTGCCCACTCAGGGCCCGAAATGACAGCGGGCCACCCCATGGGGTGGCCCGCTGTCATGCGCACGTGAGACAACGACCGGATCAGGTCGCGGTTTCGCCCTCTTCGCGCTCGTTGGCGGCGCGCATCTGGCGCTGCTTGTAGTTTTCCAGACCCACCTGTTCCAGCAGGTGCAGTTCGGTCTCGATGATATCGATGTGCTCTTCTTCTTCGGCCAGAATCTTCTTGAGCATTTCACTGCTCGGGTAATCGGCAACGGATTCGCAGTGTTTGATGGCCTTGATCAGATCATCACGGCCTTCGTGCTCGATGCGCAGGTCGCACTCCAGCATTTCCTGAACGTGCTCGCCGATGTGGAGCTTGCCCAGATCCTGCAGGTTGGGCAGACCGTCAAGAAACAGGATCCGCTCGATGA contains:
- the fmt gene encoding methionyl-tRNA formyltransferase → MPSPLRIAFAGTPDFAAEHLRALLESHHNVVCVYTQPDRPAGRGRRLNPSPVKALALEHGLSVHQPERLKTPDTHAPLIEADIDVLVVVAYGLILPRAVLDIPRIGPINVHASLLPRWRGAAPIQRAIEAGDRESGVTIMAMDEGLDTGDMLLTARVPIEDTTTAATLHDQLAEVGTRALVEALDRMSDQQLTATPQPLDGVTYAAKLSKAEARLDFSQSATVLSQRVRAFNPFPVAWTTLGGDTLRLWQADARVAQGSELDAAPGQLLDGPSDALHVACGEGVLRITHAQLPGGKMLSAHELLNSRRDQLTAGTILGADQ
- the rsmB gene encoding 16S rRNA (cytosine(967)-C(5))-methyltransferase RsmB, producing the protein MNRPRTQKPKRTMGVRAHAALALAPVLNQRGALTSDVPEGVAPRDQGLYRALCFGVCRALPQLEAIAEKLLKSAFKQRDQDVHALLLIGLYQLYHMRIPTHAAVGETAGGARELNKEWATRVINGCLRRADRERDTLLATVDQSPEAAHWHPQWLLNRLEKAWPDQWQDITAANNVPGPMTLRVNRRHQSREAWLERLEDAGLAARTCAFSDDALTMETPCDVEQLPGFQDGDVSVQDEAAQLAAGLLLEGVESRSAPLRLLDACSAPGGKSAHLLECAPESALTALDSDATRLERVRETLARLKLSATLVATDATEGAWWDGVPFDGILLDAPCSGTGVIRRHPDIKALRREEDIFELTALQARLLDAQWQRLAPGGRLLYATCSVLPEENAEQITAFLARTPDAHAQPITADWGQIAGEGRQLMPTPDGHDGFFYALLEKAAG
- a CDS encoding nicotinamidase: MPGNRPPIDERALIVVDMQGDFMPGGALPCVRGNEILDGIQAAMSSGEYGHIVATQDWHPAGHISFASSHGHHQPFEVIELYGEPQTLWPDHCVRATSGAVLDTRLDWSLANIIIRKGSDPRVDSYSAFRDNLGPKGTRPSTGLAGWLDERGVTEVSVCGLAREVCVLWTAEDALKAGFTTRFLWPLTRPVSFDSDAATYQRLEHCGIAIVDTASMDSPDA
- a CDS encoding dodecin; translation: MSDHVYKSVELTGSSETSIEEAVQNALTKASETVKNMQWFQVTETRGHIENDRVGHWQVSVKVGFTLE
- the trkA gene encoding Trk system potassium transporter TrkA, which gives rise to MKIIILGAGQVGGTLAEHLAHEDNDITVVDVDSVRLRDLSTRLDLRTVQGVCSYPITLKEAGAEDADMLIAVTNSDEVNMMACQVAHTLFSTPTKIARVRATQYLTSKGLFSQDAIPIDVLISPEQVVTNHIRRLIEYPGALQVLDFANGLAQLVAVKAYYGGPLVGQELAFLRRHMPNVDTRVAAIYRRNRPIMPRGNTVIEADDEVFFIAARKDIRTVMGELRRVDRGFRRVMIGGGGNIGERLAETLEQDYQVKILEQNLERCTQLSENLKRTVVLHGSATSKRLLLEENIEECDIFCALTNDDEVNVMSSMLAKRLGAKKVLTLINNPAYVDLVQGGEIDIAISPQQATIGGLLTHVRRGDIVNVHSLRRGAAEAIEAIAHGDSRSSRVVGRTVGEVKLPEGVSIGAIVRGRDVMIAHRDITIQTDDHVILFVVDKRRLKEVERLFQVGLSFF
- a CDS encoding DUF2784 domain-containing protein; the protein is MAYRLAADGVLILHLGFIVWVVCGGWLVPRRPRLAVWHLPALAWAVSLELNGWRCPLTPLENLLRGRAGQAGFEDGFIEHYLLGVIYPAGLTPTLQVWLGLSALLISLPPYVWLIQQKWRRRR
- a CDS encoding TraB/GumN family protein, which translates into the protein MPNQGQGPRDTLDVGDHHLTLVGTAHVSPESAEEVRELIRSGDFDAVAIELCASRHQSLIDPDAIARLDLFQVLRQGKAGMVAASLALGAFQQRVAEQSGIEPGADMKAAVEEAQRLELPLYLVDRDIGVTLKRVYRNAPWYKRMTLVSGLVGSVLSRQKVSSEEIERLKEGDVLEATFAEFAQQSRQLYTPLVEERDRYMALRLIETLPEGKSRRVLVVIGAGHLKGMGEHLRTLDQETPAHAAVIDERQALDHVAPSGRLWKLLPWLIVALVVAGFAMGFSRDTGLGWSLVLEWVLINSTLSALGALIALGHPLTILAAFVAAPLTSLNPTIGVGFVTAGVELYMRKPTVGDFSTLRRDVSHWRGWWRNRVARTLLVFLLSTVGSAAGTWIAGLRIAGQLFG
- a CDS encoding putative quinol monooxygenase, with amino-acid sequence MTLGILATIKAKSGEEARVEAELTKIVAPSREDDGCLLYTLTRDSQQKSTFIMVEQWRDRAALDAHIATEHYKQMAQTLENAIEQMEVREYDVLT
- a CDS encoding tRNA-uridine aminocarboxypropyltransferase; this translates as MSHGHDPQAPRKPFNARGSLVRRCESCRMPGLHCICDYRLQVTTRAQFWLITHRIEHYKPTNTGRLIGDCIAGTRVFEWSRTEPDTMLLAALADPRFAPCLVFPDDQEDYRHRVVDMARVCDTPRIPVFILLDGTWRQARRMFRKSDYLAELPIVALRTDRLTRYRLRKPASPEHLCTAEVAAELLRHSGDETGAQVLDDYFTVFNEQYAAARRDAGTPHESEAARRLLDKRRAQSA
- a CDS encoding bile acid:sodium symporter family protein; its protein translation is MFEQINRFFPLWALSAALLAALFPETLVSFKAWVPPLLALIMFTMGLTLSRHDFARVARSPRAVMIGIGLQYVLMPAAAFAISHLLGLSPELAVGMMLVGATSGGTASNVMTWLAGGNVALSISMTLISTLLSIVMTPLLVWLWMGASIDVPVGGMLWSIAKLVIVPIALGTVVHHFMATTIRRIEPALATVAMAAIVMIIAIVVALNAGRLATLGPVIALAVVLHNGCGLIGGFWLARLAGLNERDCRAVAIEVGMQNSGLAVSLATKFFPAAAALPGALFSVWHNISGSILAAYWKKRPAAPVNDGSVTS
- a CDS encoding SIR2 family NAD-dependent protein deacylase, with product MAHLVVLTGAGISAESGIKTFRDGDGLWENHHVEDVATPEGWARDPHTVLRFYNERRAQVRAARPNAAHLALAELEKHFRVSIITQNIDDLHERAGSRDVLHLHGELLKARSSRDARLVYRLDEDETIEIGDCCDNGAQLRPHVVWFGENVPLYGTACDIVADADLLLIVGTSLAVTPASMLMDEAPLAAPRVLVDPSARELAVQGVVPLATSATDGVRRLCDFWSQHGRLLKPDPDLLLDQ